A genome region from Meleagris gallopavo isolate NT-WF06-2002-E0010 breed Aviagen turkey brand Nicholas breeding stock chromosome 9, Turkey_5.1, whole genome shotgun sequence includes the following:
- the LOC104912152 gene encoding protein FAM162B-like → MLGRILGRGPVGWWRCGAHLNARDLHAVPPLLCCARSVRNRARGVQAAVLQTAAPGWSSHQGAAWCPLQMRFLHQIPRPAFKDERRPTNFDKKVLVWAGRFKKEEDIPKYITSEVLDAARNTVRIKICYIMIALTLLGCLAMVITGKEAAKKDQTLLRVNEEKKAKWRAKAEKDQEAAAVKAQ, encoded by the exons ATGCTGGGGAGGATTCTGGGCCGCGGTCCAGTGGGGTGGTGGAGGTGTGGGGCTCACCTAAACGCCCGGGACCTTCACGCTGTTccaccactgctctgctgtgccagaAGTGTCAGGAACAGAGCCAGGGGTgtgcaggctgcagtgctgcagacagctgcTCCAG GCTGGTCTTCCCACCAGGGAGCTGCATGGTGCCCACTGCAGATGAGGTTTCTGCACCAAATCCCTCGCCCTG CATTCAAAGATGAAAGAAGGCCTACAAATTTTGACAAAAAGGTGTTGGTGTGGGCAGGACGCTTTAAAAAGGAGGAGGACATTCCCAAGTACATAAC GTCTGAGGTTCTGGATGCAGCAAGGAACACTGTGAGGATAAAGATTTGCTACATCATGATTGCACTGACCTTGCTGGGCTGCTTGGCCATGGTCATCACAGGCAAAGAG GCTGCTAAAAAGGATCAAACACTGCTGAGGGTGAATGAAGAGAAGAAGGCTAAATGGAGGGCTAAAGCAGAGAAGGATCAGGAGGCAGCTGCTGTGAAGGCACAATGA